In Osmia bicornis bicornis chromosome 1, iOsmBic2.1, whole genome shotgun sequence, the following proteins share a genomic window:
- the LOC114882076 gene encoding AF4/FMR2 family member lilli-like: MEPSENDYQKLVRDVQLLLQQLNEQQQLQQQQEQQLLQLREELLPQHGQGDQPREERLPQEQEKKAAEGAARPLRKRGVAAGRSRRLRGYRGRTGSGGRGIGGRGRGGRDNIVQFSFY; this comes from the exons atggagCCGTCTGAAAACgatt aTCAAAAATTGGTGCGTGATGTGCAGCTGTTGCTGCAGCAACTGAACGAGCAGCAACagctgcagcaacagcaagAACAGCAACTGCTAcaactgagggaggagctcctccctcagcaTGGACAGGGCGATCAACCGAGGGAGGAGCGCCTCCCTCAGGAGcaggagaagaaggcggcGGAGGGGGCGGCGAGGCCACTGCGAA AAAGAGGAGTAGCGGCTGGCAGATCGCGGCGCCTGAGGGGGTACCGGGGGAGAACGGGAAGCGGGGGTAGGGGAATAGGGGGAAGGGGTAGGGGGGGTAGGGATAATATTGTACAATtcagtttttattaa